The DNA segment CATCGTCGCGCAGGCCGCGCCCAAGAGGCTAGCGCCGCAGGTTGACGCCGAGCCGCCGTGCCCCAAGCGGATCAGAGGTGCTATTGTCCCGACCCCTCCGGTGGTGAAGCCGGCCGGTTACACGACGTCCTTCGAACCACCACGGCCGTGTGCGCCTCACCGCGGTATGGCTCCTTCGTCGACTCCCTCCGTGACACGATCACCTGCTTCGGCTCTGCCTCCAGCGCCCGTCCGGCCCCGTCCAGTGGTGCAGCCGGGTCGCTTGCCAGCGTCCGCGCCACCATGGCCGTGTGCCCCACCTCGGCAGCAGGCGCCTTTGCCGACTCTCTCGGCGGTACGTGCCTGCCATATGCCACAGCAAGCACCGGCGGCGCAAGCACAGTTGTTCATGCCTCGGCCTCCACCGGCAGCTTGCTCGCCGGGGCCCATTGCAGAACCTGATCTGCCGTCCACGGAGGCCCCTGGTGCGGCTCATGACGATGAAGCCTTCGCCGATTCGCTTCTTGACATACCAACAGACGGAGCAGAGGAGGAAGCTGATGACATGGACCAGTTTGTAAGCACGTTGAACGACTCACTTGACTCACTTGAGGAAACAGCTGCCAGCTCTGAGGGCTCGACGACAACTGAAGCTCCTGCTATGGCTGATGATCTCGTCGCCTTCGCCGACTCGCTTGTTGACATCATAACGACAGACGGAGCAGAGGAGAACGCGGCTGCCAGATCTGAGGTGGCAACGACAACTGAAGCTGATGACGATATGGACCAGTTTGTATGCTCGTTGAACGACTCACTGGATGTGATCGAAGAAGTGCACGAGGAATTGGACCCGTTTGCAGCTGCAATCGCGCGGGAAGCAAAGTTTATGTGTGCTTAGACCGGAGCGGCAGCAGCTGCCGATCGAAGAGCTCCAGAAGAAGGCTTAACCACCATATCTTATAGTAGGATTGCAACACTAGTAAATCTTTCTGTGGATGAAATTTTGTCCTGAATGTAACTACGTGGTATGTTTAATTCTCCTGTCCAAAACCTAATATATGTCATGACATTATCACGGCCCAAGCTACTTGTTGTTTGAAACTCCCAGAACCACTACATCAAGCACCCTTAAAGCGCTGCATTCTGAAACAATAGATGGTTCCAAAAGCACAGAAACAACAATTTCGATCCATCTCTTTTCACAAATGGATATCCCATTAAGAAGATACAAATCTTCACCAATTCACATTCAAGAATGCATTTCTGGAGAACCAGACACTTTGATAAAAGAAACACAACATTATGCATGCCAGTAATCATTCTTTCAATCGCTAATACATGATTATTATGAGGGAAGCATGATACAACTGCAGATTTGCAATCATCGACCCCCTAATACCTTAACTAGGATCTGGTCAAATATACTGAACTCTCTCAACACAACCAACGCGGCAGCTATAGATCAGGCATACCAATTCCAGCTTTGTCATCGTAGGTCTTCTCCAGCACAAGCTCAATTGGTGTATCCTTTGGGCCAGCTGCGTGAGTGGAAGGAAACAGTTAGAGCAGTTTCTCATCACAAGACGGACACGTGACCCATACTCAAATAGGAACATAATGCATTTGCTTGCATTGCATGCGACTACAAAATAGGCACTAGAGAAAAGAGTATATGGCGAAATGTTTGTTTTTCATACTGATTAAATCTACTTATTCATTTGCTTAAGCAACCTAtgtcatcttcggagcttgctCATAACTAGTATTCAAAACGGAACATCAGAGCCTTTACGCTCCATAATTATTTAGGGCTTCTTAGAAAAGCAAGAATTAGAAAACGCATCAATAGGAAAAACGTAGGAATGGAGTGCCCTATACTATAGAATCCAGGATTCCAAAACACAGGGATGTTTTCCTGTTAGAGTGTTGTGTTTGGaattttggagagagagagagagagagagaggagagagaaagagatcgCATGCATTGGACTTCTCAAAACATGAGGTTTGAGCTCATGTTAAGAGTTTCCTATGGATTTGGGGGTGTAAGGATGCATTCCATACAAATTCTGCAAGTACATTCCTTTGTTCGAAATGCCCTTGTAGGAAAAATCCCTAAGCATTGGAATCCTCCAAAAATCCTACAATACAATCCAAAGGGCCCTTAACTACTATTCTCATGCCTGCACAGGAAAGGTACCGAAAAAGTATAGCACGTCAAACATCGTTGGCACAATGAACTGCAGTAGGGTGACTACAGGGGAATCAGTTATCTAACATAGATTAGATAAAACATATATAATGtgccagtaaaaaaaaaatcgaagcaacaggaggggggaAAAATGTTAAATACAGCTAGTTCATGTCTGCTTTCATTTTTGCAGCATAAAGTTCCATTTAGTTTGGTTCACACctttttttagtgaattagtgTGCCTTGAAAGGCACCATATAATGAGCATATAAGATGTGTTTATGAGACATACATGATGTGGGTCACCATATAATGAGCATAAAAGAGGTTTTTATGAGACATACGTGACGTGGGCCTCGGTTTTCTTCTCTCCTTCAGAATTTCTGGCCGGGGTATCACAGCACCAGATGCATTCATTCCTCTAGCGAACCTGACTTTCGTTCCATCTTCCAAATACTTATATCCAACCTTACATGGTTTCCTGCGGTAAACATTGTGTTGACAAATGATTTTATAAATGTGGAAGTGAATATAAGCAATATCGCTATAGGTACTAAAAGATGGTCAAGTATCATATTCATACCCAGTGACCGGGTCAACTACTTGGACATTTGAAACATGAAGTGGAGCTTCAATCGAGAAAATACCACCTGTGTGCCCTTCACCTTGCTTAATGTGTTTCTTAACCTGAAATGATGATAGCACAATTATTTACGTAATTCTGATGTTCAAGAGGACATGACAAGTCACAAGACAATGAAAAAGATGTCTCCCTTTGCTTGTTGCAGTTAACAGCACCCAGAATAAACAAGCAAGTgtgcaaaaatatttttcagTAAATACACACTGATTTTAGAATGATGAGAAAAGTTCCTGTTTGGTATTCATCACAGCCAAATTCCGCAACACAAATCAATCTGCTACCACACTATAAGCTAATTGAGTTATTGAGCATCTATTGCTTATGGGCTAATTGCATATGTTAATTCAGCAAGAAACTTAGATGGTCTTATGTCAGTTTGAACTGCTGATATGGTAGGCAAGTGTGCACCAAGGAAAAACAGTAAAGCATGTAAAACGACATTGCAGTATGTACCCACAATAATGATTTGTTACACATCAAGAAATTATACTTGCCCTATCCTCCTCAATCAAGCAAAACATACAAACAGTAGATATGGGTGGGCTTGTTCCCCTAAGTGCCAGTGGTATTCTTTCTACTATTCAGTTCCCAATTCCTGTCAATAAGTGCTCTCTTCCTACTTTGCTATCTTTGTGCCATGATGGATGCGTGGTACTTTTGGGGAAAGAGTTAGATTTAGTTATTCAGTATTCACAGATCAAACTCATACGATAGGCCTCAAAGCAGTGCAATGGGGACAAAGGCTGGGCATCATCAAATCACTTACAACACTAGATTTAAACCATGAGCACATCTCCAACGCTAGTCTGAACTCAGAAGAAATAGAACCAAATTTATGGCAGGCCGCCTTTCAATTGTAGTGAATTGGGAATTTCGACGAACACCTAGAGTGCAATGTTACTGAGGGCAGGCTCGATTGAATCGATACAACCAGCCTGCAACAAACTAAACTGCCATATATGCAACTGCGCTGAGTCTAATGTAGCCACCAAATGCAGTATAGGAACATATTCTACACTGATTTCCACATTCAAGCCAAATATACAGCGAGGATTGAGTAATAACAAATCACCAAGTTCTTGCCCTCCACGATGACGCGATTCTGCGACCGAATGACCCGCTTGATCGGCCCGGTCTCCCCCTTGTCCTTGCCTCTGATGATCATCACCTGGCAGTAGAAAGCACAGAGAGCGACTTAGAGATCTTGCAATGACAAGAGAGGACGAGTCACAAGAGGAACTGGGGGATGCAGAGTGAGAATTACGTTGTCACCGCGGAGGATCTTCCAGTGCCTGATGAGCTTCTCCGCAGCCTTCCACCCCATCTCCCTTGGAGCTCCTCCGCGCTTCTTGTGTCTCGCAGGGAGCTGACTGGGTCCGGGACGCGCTGCGGTGCCCGGTGAGGGAGGCGGCGACAGGCGAGGGGTGGAGGAAGGAGCCGAGCGGCGGCGCTCAGAACTGGGGGCTTAGAGGTTGGAGCGTGATTGGGCTGGGATTAGCGAATGGAGGAATCCGTGGGCCGGACAGAGGCTGGGCTGAGAGGAggagaaataaattttataggacttTGCTCTTTTAAAAGATCTTATTTTTAGTGTGATATgtgtctctctttttttattatacACATGTCGTTCTTAATTGTTGAATTAGAGACCTACGATGTAAATCaggattttataaaaatatttttatatcaggtcctataaaatttgttttggaGAGAAGTAGTGAGATTAACGTGAAGCAGGAGGTGTGAACGGTCTTGGACTGAACCATGAGACCACGTGGCATTCACATAGGATGTTGAGGCTGGGCTGAGAGAAAGATCAAGCCTGGACTGAGCCTATTTTTATTACTAGACCTTTTTATCATTTTGCCTACTAAATGATGTTATCAAATCATGAAGCTTTTCATAATATAATTGAAAATTCATCATAGCTAGCTAAGGCTATATATTCAAGTAATAAGTGCTgttaaaaaagagaggaagattTAGACTAATGACGACACCGAGCCTGTCTTTGTAAGAAACAAACAAATGTTTTTCCTCCgaatttacaaaaaaaatgCTTCAACGTCAGTCATGCTGCACTAGATGTACAGGTGTCCACCACCTTGCGGAGTGCATGCAAGCAGCTACAGTTTCAGTTCACTCCGATTTTGTCCTCGGATCCTACGACAGCTGAGCAGAAACCTTTTCCTTTGGAGCAATCCAAAGCCTTCCGATTCAACTCAGCCATCTCTTTGCAAACATTTCTAACACAACACTAAAGTGGAAATGTTGTGTGATAAACAAGCACTAATAAAAAGGTAATACAATCtagcttttttttaatactgtGAATTCCTGATTGATCGACGTAGTCACATGTACGTAACACATTTAATCAAACAACAGCTACCGTCCAGTAGATTCAGAGAATTTCTACTCTACTCTAATTCTTTGTGCACCACCTTCTAGTTATATCGTCTGTACACTCATTGTATTCCGTCTGTCTCTGTTCACTGTCTGCACCACCCTCTTGGCATCTCCTACTCTCCTAGCTACGTACCCACCCGTTCTGGAAAGTCGGAATGGCGGACGTGTTCTCCCCGCCtttgccgccgccggcgccttcCCCTGTCGCCACGGACGACCTCACCGACGCGCGGCTCGCGCCATGGCCGGCCCCCAACCGGGACAACGGCGGCGGGCGGGCATATTCTCTGTTCATCATACTGCCTGTTTCAGCGTTGGCGATAGGACTCGTGCTGCTCGTCGACGTGGCCGCCATCCTGGTGGTGACCCGCCCGGCGAAGCCCCGGACGGTAGACACAGGTGGGAGCTTCAACGGCGACGAGCCGACGACAAGCCGGGCGCGCCGGCGTCCAGCTGCGGCAGTCACAACACCAGGTGCTACGCCACGGCCGGTAAGTACTTGGTAACCAACCAATGCGACAGA comes from the Phragmites australis chromosome 22, lpPhrAust1.1, whole genome shotgun sequence genome and includes:
- the LOC133904228 gene encoding uncharacterized protein LOC133904228 yields the protein MGWKAAEKLIRHWKILRGDNVMIIRGKDKGETGPIKRVIRSQNRVIVEGKNLVKKHIKQGEGHTGGIFSIEAPLHVSNVQVVDPVTGKPCKVGYKYLEDGTKVRFARGMNASGAVIPRPEILKERRKPRPTSPGPKDTPIELVLEKTYDDKAGIGMPDL